In Trichocoleus desertorum NBK24, the following are encoded in one genomic region:
- a CDS encoding Rho termination factor N-terminal domain-containing protein, whose protein sequence is MSSLSDVGNLIYLYLDSIQPGEATDAPEFLINAAANLLNQKGGRNWVPIVVKETGKDQYQVVGNSFVYAVAEAAGLKQVWCVVADSSDETAEVTKVLAGEVVPKLNLSTASREDIMAALQYAIEQPGSALKGVKIAIATNRIEEAPRQNWKSLDPIASLKCGITKGKKLNALKEVFYLTPQPKVVKPPTDHRIDLDKLTVTKLKELAKEHQIAGYSKMKKPELIEILHPIVS, encoded by the coding sequence ATGAGTAGTCTAAGTGATGTTGGGAATCTCATATATTTATACCTGGATTCAATTCAGCCAGGTGAAGCTACGGATGCTCCTGAATTTTTAATTAATGCTGCTGCCAATTTATTAAACCAAAAGGGTGGACGAAATTGGGTGCCAATTGTTGTCAAGGAAACAGGCAAAGACCAATATCAAGTAGTTGGCAACTCGTTTGTTTACGCAGTTGCAGAGGCGGCAGGTTTAAAGCAAGTTTGGTGTGTAGTCGCTGATTCTAGTGATGAGACTGCCGAAGTCACCAAGGTATTAGCAGGTGAAGTGGTTCCTAAGCTCAATCTTTCCACAGCCTCTAGAGAAGACATTATGGCAGCATTGCAATATGCAATTGAACAGCCTGGAAGCGCTCTTAAAGGAGTAAAAATCGCGATCGCTACAAACCGAATCGAAGAAGCACCTCGCCAAAACTGGAAGTCCCTAGATCCAATTGCCAGTCTGAAATGTGGTATTACCAAAGGCAAAAAACTGAATGCCTTGAAAGAAGTTTTTTACTTAACTCCACAACCCAAAGTTGTTAAGCCTCCCACAGATCACCGGATAGACTTGGACAAATTAACAGTCACAAAGCTGAAAGAGCTTGCTAAGGAGCACCAAATTGCTGGTTATAGCAAGATGAAGAAGCCTGAACTGATTGAGATTTTGCACCCAATAGTTTCATAG